A single Pseudomonas brassicacearum DNA region contains:
- a CDS encoding DUF721 domain-containing protein, translated as MAFRPLPAKAPAVLLREAKPLKAIFGHARRLGHLQRLLDSQLQPAAREHCHVASWREGSLLLIVTDGHWATRLRYQQKRLLRQLQAFEEFANLTRILFKVQPPTVQVGAKGHTLDLSTDAAATIQATADGITDPNLRAALERLAAHARPKG; from the coding sequence ATGGCCTTTCGCCCACTTCCAGCCAAGGCGCCCGCCGTTCTGCTGCGCGAAGCCAAGCCGCTGAAAGCCATCTTTGGCCACGCCAGGCGCCTGGGTCACCTGCAACGCCTGCTCGACAGCCAGTTGCAACCGGCCGCGCGCGAGCATTGCCATGTGGCCTCCTGGCGCGAAGGCAGCTTGCTGCTGATCGTCACCGACGGCCACTGGGCCACGCGCCTGCGCTACCAGCAAAAACGCCTGCTGCGCCAACTCCAGGCGTTTGAAGAGTTCGCCAACCTGACGCGGATCCTGTTCAAGGTACAACCGCCCACCGTCCAGGTCGGCGCCAAGGGGCACACGCTGGATTTGTCCACCGACGCCGCCGCGACCATCCAGGCCACCGCCGATGGCATCACCGACCCCAACCTGCGGGCGGCGCTGGAGCGGTTGGCGGCACATGCGCGGCCCAAGGGCTGA